The following proteins are encoded in a genomic region of Thioclava nitratireducens:
- the ileS gene encoding isoleucine--tRNA ligase, translating to MSSDQTTETTAPDYRGTVFLPKTDFPMRAGLPAREPDWLARWEKIGVYDRLREKAAKETRPGFVLHDGPPYANGHLHIGHALNKILKDFITRSQQMMGRDARYVPGWDCHGLPIEWKIEEQYRAKGLDKDAVDVVAFRRECRAFAENWVDIQREEFKRLGVYGNWADPYLTMNYHAEAVIAEEFMKFLMNGTLYQGSKPVMWSPVEKTALAEAEVEYHDHTSHTIWVRFKVRRGGNADMPTEDAVEYDAADQALLADQLHAASVVIWTTTPWTIPQNRAVSFNPGIAYGLYRVDTLGEKSTAEEGELLLMADALAQSVMDQAKVESFTRVRNVSAAELEGLTLSHPYAGVEGANGEWDYDVPVLPGDHVTDEAGTGFVHTAPSHGDDDYQMGLKYGLQMTYNVEPDGSYRKDLPLFGGEAIVAADGKDGPANVSNIKQLAWAGALLAKGKIKHSYPHSWRSKAPLIYRNTPQWFAAIDHTLDDGMGEYGDTIRARALTSIEELVTFTPEKGKNRLHSMIENRPDWVLSRQRAWGVPLTCFVKKGAKPTDEDFLLRNAEVNARITAAFETEGADAWYEDGFKAKVLEGVVTPDEYEQIFDVLDVWFDSGSTHAFVLRDRADGTEDGIADVYLEGTDQHRGWFHSSLLQACATKGRAPYRNVVTHGFTLDEKGMKMSKSLGNTVAPQEVIEQYGADILRLWVAQSDFTADLRIGKEILKGTADSYRRLRNTLRFMLGNLDGFSDAERVDPTEMPELERWVLHRLAQLDTEVRKGYDAFDFQGVFQQLFNFCTVDLSAFYFDVRKDALYCDPEDSLRRRSARTVLDLLFHRLTTWLAPILVFTMEDVWLSRFPGDDASVHLQDIPETPEAWADASLAAKWDGIRRARRVVTAALEVQRSAKVIGASLEAAPVVHVEDADVLAALKSVPFEDLCITSDIALTADPAPQEAYRLPEVSGISVVFEKADGQKCERCWKILPDVGTHEHPGTCKRCDAALD from the coding sequence ATGAGTTCCGACCAGACCACCGAGACGACCGCCCCCGACTATCGCGGCACCGTCTTCCTGCCGAAAACCGATTTCCCGATGCGCGCGGGCCTGCCTGCGCGTGAGCCCGACTGGCTGGCGCGCTGGGAGAAGATCGGCGTCTACGATCGCCTGCGCGAGAAGGCCGCGAAGGAGACGCGCCCCGGCTTCGTGCTCCATGACGGCCCTCCCTACGCGAACGGCCATCTCCATATCGGTCACGCGCTCAACAAGATCCTGAAGGATTTCATCACTCGCTCTCAGCAGATGATGGGCCGCGATGCGCGCTACGTGCCTGGCTGGGACTGCCACGGCCTTCCGATCGAGTGGAAGATCGAAGAGCAGTACCGCGCCAAGGGTCTCGACAAGGACGCTGTCGACGTGGTGGCGTTCCGCCGCGAATGCCGCGCCTTTGCCGAGAACTGGGTCGACATCCAGCGCGAGGAATTCAAGCGTCTGGGTGTCTATGGCAACTGGGCCGATCCCTATCTGACGATGAACTACCATGCCGAGGCGGTGATCGCCGAGGAGTTCATGAAGTTCCTGATGAACGGCACGCTCTACCAAGGCTCCAAGCCCGTGATGTGGTCGCCGGTCGAGAAGACCGCGCTGGCCGAGGCAGAGGTCGAGTATCACGACCACACCAGCCACACGATCTGGGTGCGCTTCAAGGTCCGCCGGGGCGGCAATGCCGACATGCCGACCGAGGATGCGGTCGAATATGACGCCGCGGATCAGGCGCTGCTGGCCGATCAGCTACACGCGGCGAGCGTCGTGATCTGGACCACGACCCCGTGGACGATCCCGCAAAACCGCGCCGTGTCCTTCAATCCGGGCATCGCCTACGGGCTCTACCGCGTCGACACGCTGGGCGAGAAATCGACCGCCGAGGAAGGCGAACTGCTGCTGATGGCCGATGCGCTGGCGCAATCGGTGATGGATCAGGCGAAAGTCGAGAGCTTCACCCGCGTGCGCAATGTCAGCGCGGCAGAGCTTGAGGGGCTGACGCTCTCGCATCCCTATGCCGGCGTCGAGGGCGCGAATGGCGAGTGGGATTACGACGTCCCGGTCCTGCCCGGCGACCACGTCACCGACGAGGCCGGGACGGGCTTCGTTCACACCGCACCGAGCCACGGCGACGACGACTATCAGATGGGCCTGAAATACGGGCTGCAGATGACCTATAACGTCGAGCCCGACGGCAGCTACCGCAAGGACCTGCCGCTGTTCGGCGGCGAGGCGATCGTCGCGGCTGATGGCAAGGACGGGCCGGCAAATGTGTCGAACATCAAGCAACTGGCCTGGGCCGGGGCGCTTCTCGCCAAGGGCAAGATCAAGCACTCCTATCCGCATAGCTGGCGCTCCAAGGCCCCGCTGATCTATCGCAACACGCCGCAATGGTTCGCCGCGATCGACCACACGCTGGATGACGGCATGGGCGAGTATGGCGACACGATCCGCGCCCGCGCGCTGACCTCGATCGAGGAGCTGGTGACCTTCACGCCCGAGAAGGGCAAGAACCGCCTGCATTCGATGATCGAGAACCGTCCCGACTGGGTGCTGAGCCGTCAGCGCGCCTGGGGCGTGCCGCTCACCTGTTTCGTCAAGAAAGGCGCCAAGCCCACCGACGAAGACTTCCTGCTGCGCAACGCCGAGGTCAACGCGCGCATCACCGCCGCCTTCGAGACCGAGGGTGCGGACGCGTGGTACGAGGACGGTTTCAAGGCGAAGGTTCTGGAAGGCGTCGTGACCCCCGACGAGTACGAGCAGATCTTCGACGTGCTCGACGTTTGGTTCGATTCCGGCTCCACCCACGCCTTCGTGCTGCGCGACCGCGCCGACGGGACAGAGGACGGCATCGCCGATGTCTACCTCGAGGGGACCGACCAGCACCGCGGCTGGTTCCACTCCTCGTTGCTGCAGGCCTGCGCCACGAAGGGCCGCGCGCCCTACCGCAACGTGGTGACGCATGGCTTCACGCTCGACGAGAAGGGCATGAAGATGTCCAAATCGCTCGGCAACACCGTCGCGCCGCAGGAGGTGATCGAGCAATACGGCGCCGATATCCTGCGGCTCTGGGTTGCGCAGTCGGACTTCACGGCCGATCTGCGCATCGGCAAGGAGATCCTGAAAGGCACCGCCGACAGCTATCGTCGTCTGCGCAACACGCTGCGTTTCATGCTGGGCAATCTCGATGGGTTCTCCGACGCCGAGCGCGTCGATCCGACCGAGATGCCGGAGCTGGAGCGCTGGGTACTGCATCGTCTGGCACAGCTCGATACCGAGGTGCGCAAGGGCTATGACGCCTTCGATTTCCAGGGCGTTTTCCAGCAGCTGTTCAACTTCTGCACGGTGGACCTGTCGGCCTTCTATTTCGACGTCCGCAAGGATGCGCTCTATTGCGACCCCGAGGACAGCCTGCGCCGCCGTTCGGCGCGCACGGTGCTGGATCTGCTGTTCCATCGCCTGACGACCTGGCTCGCGCCGATCCTCGTCTTCACCATGGAAGACGTGTGGCTGTCGCGCTTCCCGGGCGACGATGCCTCGGTTCACCTGCAGGACATCCCCGAGACGCCAGAAGCCTGGGCCGACGCGAGCCTTGCGGCGAAATGGGATGGCATCCGCCGCGCCCGTCGCGTGGTGACGGCAGCGCTGGAGGTGCAGCGTTCGGCCAAGGTGATCGGAGCCTCGCTAGAGGCCGCACCAGTCGTGCATGTCGAGGATGCGGACGTTCTGGCGGCGCTGAAATCGGTGCCCTTCGAGGATCTCTGCATCACCTCGGACATCGCGCTGACCGCCGATCCGGCTCCGCAGGAAGCGTACCGCCTGCCCGAAGTTTCGGGCATCTCGGTGGTCTTCGAGAAGGCCGACGGTCAGAAATGCGAGCGCTGCTGGAAGATCCTGCCCGATGTCGGCACGCATGAGCATCCCGGCACCTGCAAACGGTGCGATGCGGCGCTCGACTGA
- the tolR gene encoding protein TolR → MGAGVAKRGSGGSRRRRSGRGRHAAMSEINVTPMVDVMLVLLVIFMVAAPMMTVGVPLELPKTAAKAVPTEQEVPLTVSIQADGKVSLMNSEVPQDQLIDRLKAIAAERKSDKVFLRADGKISYSQVVQVMGALNGAGFSNITLVTDTGGPQLTAPAGN, encoded by the coding sequence ATGGGTGCGGGTGTTGCAAAACGCGGATCGGGCGGATCGCGGCGCCGCAGGAGCGGACGCGGGCGTCACGCCGCGATGAGCGAGATCAACGTCACGCCGATGGTCGACGTGATGCTGGTGCTGCTGGTGATCTTCATGGTCGCCGCGCCGATGATGACGGTGGGCGTGCCGCTCGAGTTGCCGAAGACGGCGGCCAAGGCCGTACCGACCGAGCAGGAGGTGCCGCTGACGGTGTCGATCCAGGCGGACGGGAAGGTCTCGCTGATGAACTCGGAAGTGCCGCAGGATCAGCTGATCGACCGTCTCAAGGCGATCGCGGCCGAGCGCAAGAGCGACAAGGTCTTCCTGCGTGCGGATGGCAAGATTTCCTATTCTCAGGTGGTGCAGGTGATGGGCGCGCTCAACGGCGCGGGGTTCTCGAACATCACGCTCGTCACCGATACCGGGGGGCCGCAATTGACGGCGCCTGCGGGGAACTGA
- a CDS encoding flagellar basal body rod protein FlgB has protein sequence MKLDTISFFNLASDRMQWLAARQKVLAENIANADTPNYRARDVTDFQSFLEKSDAARATGGLSHETTVETVNASGAWDSSLDGNDVALEQQSVIASENADQYRLAANLYRKAYQLINAASGKE, from the coding sequence GTGAAACTTGATACGATATCCTTTTTTAACCTCGCCTCGGATCGGATGCAGTGGCTTGCGGCCCGCCAGAAGGTGCTGGCCGAGAACATCGCCAATGCCGACACGCCGAATTACCGCGCGCGGGACGTCACCGACTTCCAGAGCTTCCTCGAGAAGAGCGACGCGGCGCGCGCAACCGGCGGCCTGTCGCACGAAACCACCGTCGAGACGGTGAATGCCAGCGGCGCATGGGACAGCAGTCTCGACGGCAACGACGTGGCGCTGGAGCAGCAATCCGTGATCGCGAGCGAGAATGCGGACCAATATCGGTTGGCGGCGAACCTCTATCGAAAGGCCTACCAGCTTATCAACGCCGCCAGCGGCAAAGAGTAA
- the flgC gene encoding flagellar basal body rod protein FlgC: MDPLKSIGAIAASGLRAQGERLKVVSENVANADSTGSTPGADPYRRKTISFGEMVDDATGASMVDVTEVGRDTSDFVLKYDPAHPAANAEGFVKLPNVNPIIEMSNMREAARSYEANLNMLETGRQMRREMIDLLK, from the coding sequence ATGGACCCTCTGAAATCAATCGGTGCGATCGCGGCAAGCGGGCTGCGCGCGCAGGGCGAGCGACTGAAGGTCGTCTCGGAAAACGTGGCCAACGCGGATTCGACCGGCTCGACGCCGGGCGCGGATCCCTATCGCCGCAAGACCATCTCCTTCGGCGAAATGGTCGATGACGCGACAGGCGCCTCGATGGTCGATGTCACCGAAGTCGGTCGCGACACCTCTGATTTCGTGTTGAAATACGACCCGGCTCATCCGGCGGCGAATGCCGAGGGTTTCGTGAAACTGCCGAACGTCAACCCGATCATCGAGATGAGCAACATGCGCGAAGCGGCGCGAAGCTACGAGGCCAACCTGAACATGCTCGAGACCGGTCGCCAGATGCGCCGCGAGATGATCGACCTTCTGAAATAG
- a CDS encoding FkbM family methyltransferase yields the protein MDCAIITPIGPGHRQLFEESCAPSVETAIGFSKGPFDHVHHYAMDDMQGLHGRSARRNTAIRQAQEAGVEWIFFLDADDVLTPNAFEAFGARLADEPTLDALWGLICEFDAAGEPQLRDGQPAELSSYAEFLATPPFFAVQIGAFIRTELVARFGFDEAMDTGEDYKLYLQLWQNGHCAKRPEIFFINRRDQHSTGPRSATGADWARQVERMWADAVERDPLWAPLEHRGVAAKMQITNPLDIIQNTHLQGRFFEDSSLEKLRDLIGVTHPHIVEVGANIGNHVVWYAQHLNPARIYPVEPNPAALTLLEGNIAANGIDGLIDRRGMGFGVGRAEGSFRAETTQENNLGATTLIADEAGELKVVTLDALMADARADFLKIDAEGMELDVLAGAEGLIARDRPLIWVETRRDNLLAFAQEWCRAHDYVLVDSVFYVHSIDYFAIPRERA from the coding sequence ATGGATTGCGCAATCATCACCCCGATCGGCCCCGGCCATCGCCAGTTGTTCGAAGAAAGCTGCGCGCCCTCCGTCGAGACCGCGATCGGCTTTTCCAAGGGGCCGTTCGACCATGTCCATCACTACGCGATGGATGACATGCAAGGGCTGCACGGCCGGTCTGCACGTCGCAATACCGCGATCCGGCAAGCGCAGGAGGCGGGCGTCGAATGGATTTTCTTCCTCGATGCGGATGACGTGCTGACCCCTAACGCGTTCGAGGCTTTCGGCGCGCGACTTGCCGATGAGCCCACGCTCGATGCGCTTTGGGGGCTGATCTGCGAATTCGACGCGGCGGGCGAGCCGCAGCTGCGTGACGGTCAGCCGGCAGAGCTTTCCAGCTATGCAGAGTTTCTCGCCACGCCCCCCTTCTTCGCGGTTCAGATCGGCGCCTTCATCCGCACCGAACTCGTGGCGCGCTTCGGCTTCGATGAGGCGATGGATACGGGCGAGGATTACAAGCTTTACCTGCAACTCTGGCAGAACGGGCACTGCGCGAAACGCCCGGAGATCTTCTTCATCAACCGCCGCGATCAGCACTCCACCGGGCCGCGCTCTGCGACCGGAGCCGATTGGGCCCGACAGGTCGAGCGGATGTGGGCCGACGCGGTCGAGCGCGATCCGCTCTGGGCGCCGCTCGAACATCGGGGGGTGGCGGCGAAAATGCAGATCACCAATCCGCTCGACATCATCCAGAACACCCACCTTCAGGGGAGGTTCTTCGAGGATAGCTCGCTCGAGAAGCTGCGCGATCTGATCGGCGTGACGCACCCGCATATCGTTGAGGTCGGCGCGAATATCGGCAACCACGTCGTCTGGTACGCACAGCATCTGAACCCGGCGCGCATCTATCCGGTGGAGCCGAACCCCGCGGCGCTGACCCTTCTGGAAGGCAATATCGCCGCGAACGGGATCGACGGCCTGATCGACCGGCGCGGCATGGGCTTCGGCGTGGGCCGCGCGGAGGGCAGCTTCCGCGCAGAGACGACGCAGGAAAACAACCTCGGGGCCACGACACTGATCGCTGACGAAGCGGGCGAGTTGAAGGTCGTGACGCTGGATGCGCTGATGGCCGATGCCCGCGCCGATTTCCTCAAGATCGACGCCGAAGGGATGGAGCTGGACGTGCTCGCCGGGGCCGAGGGGCTGATCGCGCGCGACCGCCCGCTGATCTGGGTCGAGACCCGCCGCGACAACCTCCTCGCCTTCGCGCAGGAATGGTGCCGCGCGCATGACTACGTGCTGGTCGACAGCGTGTTCTACGTCCACTCGATCGACTACTTCGCCATTCCGAGGGAACGCGCATGA
- the fliQ gene encoding flagellar biosynthesis protein FliQ, whose protein sequence is MEEADVYAIMSDTIWTILLGAGPILALALLVGLGIAIFQALTQVQEMTLTFVPKIVAIFVGLVLALPFIYATLSHLSDTVFDLIMNGPT, encoded by the coding sequence ATGGAAGAAGCCGATGTCTATGCGATCATGTCGGACACGATCTGGACGATCCTGCTCGGGGCCGGCCCGATCCTCGCGCTCGCGCTGCTTGTCGGCCTTGGCATCGCGATCTTCCAGGCACTGACGCAGGTGCAGGAGATGACGCTGACCTTCGTGCCGAAGATCGTCGCGATCTTCGTGGGCCTCGTGCTCGCCCTGCCCTTCATCTACGCGACGCTCTCGCACCTGTCGGATACCGTCTTCGATCTCATCATGAACGGGCCCACCTGA
- the motA gene encoding flagellar motor stator protein MotA, with protein MTIILGLLAVVGLVFGGFLLSGGSMDVLIHALPFEGMMIGGAALGSFLIANSFGMIKQSGRGLVKVLKGSKWKTADYTDLLNLLYELSRLYRNKGIIALDPHVEAPEESEIFSRYPRILKDHFAIQLITDSFRMLAMNFDDKYQTEDVINRKLKKHHREVLAPASALQTVSDALPAIGIIAAVLGVIKTMGAIDQPPEILGGMIGGALVGTFLGVFLAYCFVQPMSGRLRQIEEEDSAFYAVIRDIFVALVSDHPPNICVEIGRGSIPTAHQPDFYAVEQAQKDLPQAA; from the coding sequence ATGACGATCATCCTTGGCCTGTTGGCCGTCGTGGGCCTCGTGTTCGGCGGCTTCCTCCTGTCCGGCGGCAGCATGGACGTTCTGATTCATGCCTTGCCGTTCGAAGGGATGATGATCGGTGGCGCCGCGCTCGGGTCGTTCCTGATCGCCAACTCGTTCGGGATGATCAAGCAATCGGGCCGGGGGCTCGTAAAGGTGCTCAAGGGCAGCAAGTGGAAGACGGCGGATTACACCGACCTCTTGAACCTGCTCTACGAGCTGTCGCGGCTCTATCGCAACAAGGGTATCATCGCGCTCGATCCGCATGTCGAAGCCCCGGAAGAGAGCGAGATCTTCAGCCGCTATCCGCGTATCCTGAAGGATCATTTCGCGATCCAGCTGATTACCGACAGCTTCCGGATGCTGGCGATGAATTTCGACGACAAGTACCAGACCGAGGACGTCATCAACCGCAAACTGAAGAAGCATCACCGCGAGGTTCTGGCCCCTGCCTCAGCGCTCCAGACCGTGTCCGACGCCTTGCCTGCCATCGGCATCATCGCCGCCGTTCTGGGCGTGATCAAAACCATGGGTGCGATCGACCAGCCGCCGGAGATCCTGGGTGGTATGATCGGCGGCGCGCTTGTCGGCACCTTCCTCGGCGTGTTCCTTGCTTATTGCTTCGTGCAGCCGATGTCTGGCCGTCTGCGCCAGATCGAGGAAGAGGATTCCGCGTTCTATGCGGTGATCCGCGACATCTTCGTTGCGCTTGTGAGCGACCACCCGCCGAATATCTGCGTCGAGATCGGGCGCGGCAGCATCCCAACCGCGCATCAGCCGGATTTCTACGCCGTCGAGCAGGCGCAGAAAGACCTGCCGCAGGCGGCGTAA
- the tolQ gene encoding protein TolQ: MDHSSLAMAQEIDFSLLALFLRASLTVKLVMIILVVASFWSWAIIIRKFIAYRAARSEAEAFDRAFWSGEPLDELFDQIGPAPEGASQKIFAAGMLEWRRSHRHDGALITGAQARIERSMDVAIQKATENLNYGLTFLATVGSISPFVGLFGTVWGIKVAFEEIAISQNTSLAVVAPGISEALVATALGLLAAIPAVIFYNKLSSDADRIAGNYEAFADEFSTILSRQLDS; the protein is encoded by the coding sequence ATGGACCATTCTTCGCTTGCGATGGCGCAGGAGATCGATTTCTCCCTGCTGGCGCTCTTTCTGCGCGCATCGCTGACCGTCAAACTCGTGATGATCATCCTCGTCGTGGCCAGCTTCTGGTCCTGGGCGATCATCATCCGCAAATTCATCGCCTATCGCGCGGCGCGCTCCGAGGCGGAAGCCTTCGACCGGGCCTTCTGGTCCGGCGAGCCGCTCGACGAGCTGTTCGACCAGATCGGCCCCGCGCCCGAAGGCGCGAGCCAGAAGATCTTCGCCGCCGGCATGTTGGAATGGCGCCGGTCGCATCGTCATGACGGGGCGCTGATCACCGGCGCGCAAGCGCGGATCGAACGCTCGATGGATGTCGCGATCCAGAAGGCGACCGAAAACCTCAATTACGGGCTGACCTTCCTTGCGACCGTGGGCTCGATCTCGCCCTTCGTGGGCCTGTTCGGCACGGTCTGGGGGATCAAGGTCGCCTTCGAGGAGATCGCGATCTCGCAGAATACCTCGCTCGCCGTCGTGGCGCCCGGCATTTCGGAAGCGCTGGTGGCGACCGCGCTGGGTCTTCTCGCGGCAATTCCGGCGGTGATCTTCTACAACAAGCTGTCGTCCGATGCCGATCGCATTGCGGGCAACTATGAGGCCTTCGCGGACGAATTCTCGACCATCCTGTCGCGCCAGTTGGATAGCTGA
- a CDS encoding flagellar FliJ family protein, protein MARNRIAALEVIGRLRRRELEEQAGELSKLNAQVARLESERDTLTARARAELHVTSPETAPYAAGFREAVRETVSWLDQEIGTLNERRVPLEDRMRELFREAKTYDTLLDRARAERAAELAKREQAQVEERTLQRWLRDRDAVRS, encoded by the coding sequence ATGGCCCGCAACCGGATCGCGGCCCTGGAGGTGATCGGGCGGCTGCGGCGGCGTGAGCTCGAAGAGCAGGCCGGCGAGCTATCGAAGCTGAATGCGCAGGTCGCGCGGCTGGAAAGCGAGCGCGATACGCTGACAGCGCGCGCCCGCGCCGAGCTTCACGTCACCTCGCCTGAGACCGCGCCTTACGCCGCCGGATTCCGCGAGGCGGTGCGCGAGACGGTCTCGTGGCTCGATCAGGAGATCGGCACGCTGAACGAACGCCGCGTGCCGCTCGAAGACCGGATGCGAGAGCTGTTCCGAGAGGCGAAGACCTATGACACGCTTCTCGACCGTGCCCGCGCCGAACGCGCGGCGGAGCTGGCAAAGCGCGAGCAGGCGCAGGTCGAGGAGCGCACGCTACAGCGCTGGCTGCGCGACAGGGATGCGGTCAGAAGCTGA
- the ybgC gene encoding tol-pal system-associated acyl-CoA thioesterase: MAHEFPIRVYYEDTDLAGIVYYANYLKFIERGRSEFVRALGVDQVAMKADYGVVFAVRRVEADYLCPAKFDDELVVTTDLVTETGARLVMEQTVQRDGEVLFTAQVTIVCLNEAGAAQRLPADIRRKLAPKLH; this comes from the coding sequence ATGGCGCATGAGTTTCCGATCCGGGTCTATTACGAGGATACCGACCTCGCGGGGATCGTCTATTACGCCAATTACCTGAAGTTCATCGAGCGCGGGCGGTCCGAATTCGTCCGCGCGCTGGGCGTCGATCAGGTCGCCATGAAGGCCGATTACGGGGTGGTTTTCGCGGTGCGCCGCGTCGAGGCCGATTACCTGTGTCCCGCGAAATTCGACGACGAACTGGTGGTGACGACCGACCTCGTCACCGAAACGGGCGCGCGCTTGGTGATGGAACAGACCGTGCAGCGCGACGGCGAGGTGCTGTTCACCGCGCAGGTCACCATCGTCTGTCTCAACGAGGCGGGCGCGGCTCAGCGGCTTCCCGCCGATATTCGCCGGAAACTGGCCCCGAAACTGCATTGA
- a CDS encoding FliI/YscN family ATPase, giving the protein MNYAVDEADEARIVGHVHSVTGLSLTVVGLERAMGIGQRCIVHGRRGPVLAEAVGLNEAGTRVLPFGSWDGVSVGDRVELDQHGDLIHPDESWIGQVVDALGRPVRSGTGWTPGEMARDLKAAPPRAFDRKRVGAKLETQIKVFDIFTPICRGQRMGVFAGSGVGKSTLMAMLARNTDTDVIVIGLVGERGREVQDFIQNDLGPEGMARAVVVVATGDEPPLLRRQAAWTATAVAEHFRDQGKQVLLLIDSVTRFAMAQREIGLSGGEPPTTRGYPPTVFAELPHLLERAGPGVEGTGDITGLYTVLVDGDDMNEPIADTVRGIVDGHIVLDRHIAEQDRYPAVNVQKSISRMLPDCHTDAEYRIMQAARRALGKYADMEDLIRVGAYRPGADPDTDAAIRFHQSATVFLSQRKSEQLGSMRAFAETYRLLLEAGFDVPLPEEVDGEGA; this is encoded by the coding sequence TTGAATTATGCGGTTGACGAGGCCGATGAGGCAAGAATTGTCGGTCATGTCCATTCGGTCACGGGCCTGTCGCTGACTGTCGTCGGGCTCGAACGCGCGATGGGAATCGGCCAGCGCTGCATCGTGCACGGGCGGCGCGGTCCGGTTCTCGCCGAGGCGGTCGGTTTGAACGAGGCTGGAACCCGCGTTCTGCCGTTCGGCAGCTGGGATGGCGTCTCGGTGGGGGATCGGGTCGAACTCGACCAGCACGGCGATCTGATCCACCCCGATGAAAGCTGGATCGGTCAGGTCGTGGATGCGCTGGGCCGGCCCGTGCGCAGCGGCACTGGCTGGACCCCGGGGGAGATGGCGCGCGACCTCAAGGCCGCCCCGCCGCGCGCCTTCGACCGAAAGCGGGTCGGCGCGAAGCTCGAGACGCAAATCAAAGTATTCGACATCTTTACCCCGATCTGCCGTGGCCAGCGCATGGGTGTCTTCGCGGGCTCCGGCGTCGGGAAATCGACATTGATGGCGATGCTCGCGCGCAATACCGATACGGATGTGATCGTGATCGGGCTGGTGGGCGAGCGTGGCCGGGAGGTGCAGGACTTCATCCAGAACGACCTCGGCCCAGAGGGGATGGCGCGCGCGGTGGTCGTGGTGGCGACGGGTGATGAGCCACCTCTGCTGCGTCGTCAGGCGGCCTGGACCGCGACGGCGGTGGCCGAGCATTTCCGCGATCAGGGCAAGCAGGTGCTGCTGCTGATCGATTCCGTTACCCGCTTCGCGATGGCGCAGCGGGAGATCGGCCTCTCCGGGGGCGAGCCGCCGACGACCCGGGGCTACCCGCCCACCGTATTCGCGGAACTGCCGCATCTGCTGGAACGGGCGGGACCCGGCGTCGAAGGGACGGGCGATATCACCGGGCTCTACACGGTGTTGGTGGACGGCGACGACATGAACGAGCCCATTGCCGATACCGTGCGCGGGATCGTGGACGGGCATATCGTGCTCGACCGCCACATCGCCGAACAGGACCGCTATCCGGCGGTGAATGTGCAGAAAAGCATCTCGCGGATGCTGCCCGACTGCCACACCGACGCCGAGTATCGGATCATGCAGGCAGCACGGCGTGCGCTGGGGAAATATGCCGATATGGAAGATCTGATCCGGGTGGGCGCTTACCGTCCCGGCGCCGATCCCGACACAGATGCGGCGATCCGCTTCCACCAAAGCGCGACGGTTTTCCTGTCGCAGCGGAAATCGGAGCAGCTTGGATCGATGCGGGCCTTCGCGGAAACCTACAGGCTGCTACTGGAAGCGGGTTTCGACGTGCCGCTTCCCGAAGAGGTAGATGGCGAGGGCGCGTAA
- a CDS encoding DUF805 domain-containing protein: MEFSEAIRKCFSNYVTFTGRAARPEFWWFVLFVFLGNIVFGLLDRILFGPMMMRGGEASLLGAIFSLVVFLPSLAVLVRRLHDLDRTGWWALIMLIPLIGTLVLLFFTVQRGSPRGNRFGPPPLPPHQMPS; encoded by the coding sequence ATGGAGTTCAGCGAAGCGATCCGCAAATGTTTCTCGAACTACGTGACTTTCACCGGCCGCGCGGCCCGGCCCGAATTCTGGTGGTTCGTGCTCTTCGTCTTTCTCGGGAACATCGTCTTCGGCTTGCTGGATCGCATCCTTTTCGGTCCGATGATGATGCGGGGCGGCGAAGCGTCTCTGCTGGGGGCGATCTTCTCGCTCGTCGTGTTCCTGCCATCGCTCGCGGTGCTGGTGCGGCGGCTGCACGACCTCGACCGAACCGGCTGGTGGGCCTTGATCATGCTGATCCCGCTGATCGGGACGCTGGTCCTGCTCTTCTTCACCGTTCAGCGCGGATCCCCGCGCGGTAACCGTTTCGGGCCGCCGCCGCTGCCGCCGCACCAGATGCCGTCCTGA
- a CDS encoding flagellar hook-basal body complex protein FliE has protein sequence MSDPVLSNAAIRGAYGASRNLNGGPASAQEAKSAGQSFGDMLKSAAEDAVQTMRAADTTAQAGLTGQASTQQVVEATMALESTVKVTVAMRDKLVEAYQEIMRMPI, from the coding sequence ATGAGCGATCCAGTCCTCTCCAACGCAGCGATCCGGGGCGCCTATGGCGCCTCGCGCAACCTGAACGGCGGTCCTGCCTCCGCGCAGGAGGCCAAATCCGCGGGACAAAGCTTCGGCGACATGCTCAAGAGCGCCGCCGAAGACGCGGTCCAGACCATGCGTGCGGCCGATACCACCGCGCAGGCGGGTCTGACGGGACAGGCCAGCACGCAGCAGGTCGTCGAAGCGACGATGGCGCTGGAATCCACCGTGAAGGTCACCGTGGCGATGCGCGACAAGCTGGTCGAGGCCTACCAGGAAATCATGCGGATGCCGATCTGA